The genomic stretch GCCAGCCAGAGCCCAGCTGGCTCCCCAGAGGGTTGCCCTGGCCCAGCTGGGCCCCCAGGGCTGACACACGGAATAAACAGCCAGGGCCATACCTGgctcactctgtcctgcctttGTTTCTTGCTCTTGCCCTCAGTGCCTGGGCTGggtctccttcacagctcccctGGGGGCTGATGGAGAGGTGCCTGCGAGAGGAGCAGGCTGGCAGGGGGTGTGCCGTGAAGGATGTGTGCTACGCGCACACTTGCTGCAAGGACGTGTGTGAAGGCCTGTGCACGTGTCATGAGCGTCTGTGGCCCACCTGAGGGCATCTGCGAGTGTCTCTTCAGCTGGTGGCCTTGGGCGTATCTGGGTTTACACGTGTGGTCAGGTCATACGTGGTGGTGCTTGGTGACCCGTGTGTGTCTCAGGGCCTTGACAGCCAGCCCTGCCGCTCACTGGCCACAGGACCTGGGCCAAATTGCCTGACCCACTTAGCATCCCAGAGCTTCAGCTTCCTCTGCTGGATGCAGGGAAGATGAGAGCCCCTCCCACAAGCTGAAGGGCACCCGGTTGGTGGTGAACACTTGAAAGggctgggttttttgttgttgttgttggctgtactgtgtggcatgtgggatcttagttccccatccagggatcgaacctgcgccccctgcagtggaagcgcggagtctgaaccactggacggCGAGGGAGGTCCCGGGCTAGGCTTTATTGTTGCTGTGTCCATCTGCACGGGCAGTGGGGGAGTGTCCAGCAGGGTCGGAGCTGCCTGCACACCCAGTGTGCGAGCTGCATGCTTCAGTCTCTCCCTGGGCTCCCTGTGTGTCGAGGTGGCACCCCTGTCCCAGCATCCTGGCCAGCCTGGGTTAGGCGGGCCCAGCTCTCCAGGCCTGGGAGAGCCAGCTCGAGGCCCCAGGTTGGGCGCTGTCTCCTTAGTCCACAGCCCAGCAGAGCCCCAGGTGTCTGGGCTGCTCTACTGGGCCCCTCCAGGCTCAGGGGCCCTCTGCCCGTGGCCGACGTGGGGCTGTGGGCGGCAGCTGGACCAGGACTGGCTCAGGGTTACCCGTTGTGTCCACCACGCGAAGGTGCGGGAGGCCCAGGAAGGCCTCGGGCGCTATGCTGGTCACGTGAAGCCTGTTGGCCCTGGACCGAGAGGTGGGCGTGAGGGCGGGTTTGAGGGGAGGTGCACCCCCAGGCCTGTTCACGTCCCCCACAGCCCTCCCTTGTCCACCTGGAGCCACCGGGCCCTGCCACCCTCAGGGCACCTGAGGAAGAGGGCACGTAGGCGGGGCGTGCTGAGGAAGGCTTCGGGGCCCACGTGGCTGATGCGGTTGCCCTGCAGGTGCAGCTCCTCAAGGGCCTCAGGCAGGTCGGGGGGCACGAAGGACAGCTCGTTGTGACTGAGGTCCAGCACCTGGGCAGGCGGGCAGAGATGGCGCCGTGGCggccccaggccctgggccacCCCATTTAGCCAAGCCCCAAACTGCTCTCCTCCGGGGCCCCCTTCCACGCCCAGCCCGGTCCTTCTGCCCGCCCCCCTCAGCTACTTCGTGGCTGCCAAATCCTGCCCTCAACAGAGGTAAACTGAGTCCCCTCTGGggcaggccctgttctaggtggTGGGGGCCCAGACAGGCAGGGTCCCTGCCTGCTGTGGGAAACGTTGATTCAGTTAATCCCTCACAAAGATGGTACTTCCTTTACCTCCTCATGCCCTTCTAACAATTGTCTGCTTGTGATTGTTGCTGACTGCTTTCTCCCTAACTAGGATGTTTGTGCCAGGGGCCAGGAGCTCTGTCCTTCTGTGCCCAGTGGCATCTCCAGGACCTAGAATAGCGCCTGGCACCCACAGATGCCCTAAATTCCGTGGCATCAACAGCGCTCAGAAGGAGCTagaggctggggaggtggaggggtggtCGTGGAGGACCAGGTGGCAGGGACAGCACAGGCAACGGCCTGGAGGCTGGGTCTGTCTTATCCACCCCAGGGCTggcctgcagtgggagctctctTTCTGGCATCTCAGGGCCTTGCAGGGGAGTTGCTGGGCAGGCAGGCCGGTGAGTGGAGGGGCCGTGGGGACACCTGCGGGCGTTCATTGTGGCCAAGCAGCCCACCCCTGACCTGGAGGGCCTGCAGCTCATGCCAGGTGCCAGGCCCGATGTCACCCACACGCAGCCGGTTATGCGCCAGGCAGAGCTCCTGAAGCTGGTCCAGGCCGGCCAGCGGCTCAGGCTCGAGGGCCCGCAGCTGGTTTCGCTGCAGCCGCAGGGTGTGCAGGCTGGCGGGCAGGCCCGAGGGCAGCAGGGTCAGCTGGTTGCCGGCCAGATCGAGGCTGCGCAGGGCCCGCAGCCGGTGGAAGGCCCGGCGGTGCACGCGGGCGCTGGCCAGGCGGTTATAGGCCAGGTTGAGCTCAGCCAGGCTGGGCGTGGCGGCCAGATCATGGGCACCCAGCGTGGTTACGCGGTTGTGGGGCAGCACCAGGGCCCGCAGGCGGCGGGGCAGCGCCTGGGGCACGCGGTCCAGCCCGTTGCCGTAGAGGTGCAGCGTGTGCAGGCCCCGCAGCGGCCGCAGTGCCCCGGCCGGCAGCCCTGCCGCCCCCAGCTGGTTGTGCTGCAGCAGCAGGTAGCACAGCCCTCGCAGGCCGCGCAGCCGGGCAGCCTCCACCCGGCGGATGCGGTTGCGGCCCAGGTGCAGCACGGCCAGGGTGCGCGGCAGGCCGGCGGGCACCGCGGCCAGCTGGTTGTGGGACAGGTCCAGGTACTCGAGGCAGTGCAGCTTGCTGGCAGGAGAGAGAGGGTCGGCGTCGGGCTGGGCACCCAGAGTCGGGGGCCGGGTAGATcttggttgggggggggggtgttgagGACTGGTCCTGAGAGACGTAAGCTGGAGATTCCAACTTGGGGGTGATGAGCTGAGAGATCTGGGGAGGAGGTAAACCTGGGGGTGATCAGGGCAGATTCCAGCCTGAGGGTTAGATGTAGGGGTGACCAGGACAGAGTTCTGGGTCTGAGATGTTCACGTGGCAGCTGTGCCGTTGGGTAGTAGGACCGAGGCACAGGGTGGCTGGAGACGAGGATGCCGCCAGGTGCCTGGCTGAGCCTGGCCCATCGTAGGCGCTCACCAAGTGAGGCCTCGAGTTAGGAGTCAtacaggggtgggggatggaggccCGGGGCCCCCAGAGGCTGAATCCTCAGCCCCTACTGCCGGCACGAGGCTGCACCCCTGAACCCCCTGTCCCCAGGCCCCACCTGAACGTGGTGGCATCCAGGCCTCTGTCCGTCAGCTGGTTGTACTGAAGGTAGAGCTCACGGAGGTGGGTCTGGCGACTCAGGGCTCCTCGGGGCACCTTGGAGATGA from Balaenoptera musculus isolate JJ_BM4_2016_0621 chromosome 3, mBalMus1.pri.v3, whole genome shotgun sequence encodes the following:
- the PODNL1 gene encoding podocan-like protein 1, translated to MVTRCPAWGHPEPSLNSQWLSLLLLLLLLPGPPPALGMEDASFPHLGESSQPPPRACPPRCSCPRADTVDCAGLDLRVFPDNITRAVQHLSLQNNQLQELPYNELSRLSGLRTLNLHNNRISSEGLPDEAFESLTQLQHIYVAHNKLSEAPQFLPRSLRVADLAANEVTEIFPLTFGEKPALRSVYLHNNQLSNAGLPPDAFHGSQAVVTLSLSSNRLSYVPPSLPSSLERLHLQNNLISKVPRGALSRQTHLRELYLQYNQLTDRGLDATTFSKLHCLEYLDLSHNQLAAVPAGLPRTLAVLHLGRNRIRRVEAARLRGLRGLCYLLLQHNQLGAAGLPAGALRPLRGLHTLHLYGNGLDRVPQALPRRLRALVLPHNRVTTLGAHDLAATPSLAELNLAYNRLASARVHRRAFHRLRALRSLDLAGNQLTLLPSGLPASLHTLRLQRNQLRALEPEPLAGLDQLQELCLAHNRLRVGDIGPGTWHELQALQVLDLSHNELSFVPPDLPEALEELHLQGNRISHVGPEAFLSTPRLRALFLRANRLHVTSIAPEAFLGLPHLRVVDTTGNPEPVLVQLPPTAPRRPRAEGP